One Clavibacter zhangzhiyongii genomic region harbors:
- a CDS encoding ABC transporter permease: MSSMTSSQSREFSRPGTGAGLLDVYRRRYLLSLLVRKEVQVRYRGSVLGWLWSYVKPAAQFAVFFVAMGIFLQLNRNQVNYPVYLFSGIILINFYTEAFSNSTKSLVDNGALIKKIYLPRELFPVSSTFVALVNFLPQLVILLIVCLFVGWAPTPVQVLGILLGIAIIGTLAIGLGMLFGAANVSFRDSQNFVELIVMVVVWASPVLYPYGQVAKVLPDWMLVIYQLNPVTAAVELFHAAFWYPTTGGTGELPPNLWMYGFIALGVSLLSLLLGQLVFKKLEGRFAQDL, translated from the coding sequence GTGTCGAGCATGACGAGTTCCCAGTCCCGGGAGTTCTCGAGGCCCGGCACGGGCGCGGGGCTCCTGGACGTCTACCGCCGCCGCTACCTCCTCTCCCTGCTCGTGCGCAAGGAGGTGCAGGTGCGCTACCGGGGATCGGTGCTCGGCTGGCTCTGGTCGTACGTGAAGCCGGCCGCGCAGTTCGCGGTCTTCTTCGTCGCGATGGGGATCTTCCTGCAGCTCAACCGCAACCAGGTCAACTACCCCGTCTACCTGTTCTCGGGCATCATCCTCATCAACTTCTACACGGAGGCGTTCTCCAACTCCACGAAGTCGCTGGTGGACAACGGGGCGCTGATCAAGAAGATCTACCTGCCGCGCGAGCTCTTCCCGGTGTCGAGCACGTTCGTGGCGCTGGTGAACTTCCTGCCGCAGCTCGTGATCCTCCTCATCGTGTGCCTCTTCGTCGGCTGGGCGCCGACGCCCGTGCAGGTGCTCGGGATCCTGCTGGGCATCGCCATCATCGGCACGCTCGCCATCGGACTCGGCATGCTGTTCGGCGCCGCCAACGTGTCGTTCCGCGACTCGCAGAACTTCGTCGAGCTCATCGTCATGGTGGTCGTGTGGGCCTCGCCCGTGCTCTACCCCTACGGCCAGGTCGCGAAGGTCCTGCCCGACTGGATGCTCGTGATCTACCAGCTCAACCCGGTGACCGCCGCGGTCGAGCTCTTCCACGCCGCGTTCTGGTACCCCACCACGGGCGGCACCGGCGAGCTGCCCCCGAACCTCTGGATGTACGGGTTCATCGCCCTCGGCGTCTCGCTCCTGAGCCTCCTGCTCGGGCAGCTCGTCTTCAAGAAGCTGGAGGGGCGCTTTGCCCAGGACCTCTGA
- the rfbD gene encoding dTDP-4-dehydrorhamnose reductase, translating to MSRILVTGGRGMLGQDLLPALAAHDVTAPARAELDITDEAAVRAAVAGHDVVVNLAAYTAVDAAEEHEDEARAINATGAGVLARAAAEAGARIVHVSTDYVFDGSATSPYPEDAPHAPVSAYGRTKAEGERLVLDGHPTGASVVRTAWLFGAGGPSFPATMLRLAASHETVSVVDDQRGQPTWTVDLAARLAELIEAGAPAGVFHGTASGEATWHGLARAVFELAGLDPERVLPTDSASFVRPAPRPAYSVLGHDAWARIGLAPLRDWREALTDAAGHGVLRAR from the coding sequence GTGAGCCGGATCCTCGTCACGGGCGGCCGGGGCATGCTCGGGCAGGACCTCCTGCCCGCGCTCGCCGCGCACGACGTGACGGCGCCCGCGCGCGCCGAGCTCGACATCACCGACGAGGCGGCCGTCCGCGCGGCCGTCGCCGGGCACGACGTCGTCGTCAACCTCGCCGCCTACACCGCGGTGGACGCGGCCGAGGAGCACGAGGACGAGGCGCGGGCGATCAACGCGACGGGCGCCGGCGTCCTCGCGCGCGCCGCGGCCGAGGCGGGCGCGCGCATCGTGCACGTCTCCACCGACTACGTCTTCGACGGATCCGCCACCTCCCCCTATCCTGAGGACGCGCCGCACGCGCCCGTCTCCGCCTACGGCCGCACCAAGGCCGAGGGCGAGCGGCTCGTGCTCGACGGCCACCCGACCGGCGCGAGCGTCGTGCGCACCGCGTGGCTGTTCGGCGCCGGCGGACCCTCCTTCCCGGCCACGATGCTGCGGCTCGCGGCGTCGCACGAGACGGTCTCGGTGGTCGACGACCAGCGCGGCCAGCCCACCTGGACGGTCGACCTCGCGGCCCGGCTCGCCGAGCTCATCGAGGCGGGCGCGCCGGCCGGGGTCTTCCACGGCACGGCCTCGGGCGAGGCGACCTGGCACGGCCTCGCGCGCGCGGTCTTCGAGCTGGCGGGCCTGGATCCGGAGCGCGTGCTGCCGACCGACAGCGCGTCGTTCGTGCGCCCGGCGCCGCGCCCCGCGTACTCCGTCCTCGGGCACGACGCGTGGGCGCGCATCGGCCTCGCGCCGCTCCGCGACTGGCGCGAGGCGCTGACCGACGCCGCCGGCCACGGCGTCCTCCGGGCACGCTGA
- a CDS encoding ABC transporter ATP-binding protein, which yields MPRTSESEALPRIIVENVRKSFLLRHTHSIKETVIAAVRRKPLASTFDALEDVSFSVRPGESVALLGFNGSGKSTLLKLISGVYQPDSGEVLARGRIAGLIEVGAGFHPDLSGRENIYLNAAILGMEQHEIDARFDQIVAFSEIEKFIDTEVKHYSSGMFLRLAFSVAIHTEVDILLVDEILSVGDEPFQRKCLAKIRELHDAGKTLVVVSHDLDMVSDLCERGILIQSGKVAFDGPSKDAVERMRRS from the coding sequence TTGCCCAGGACCTCTGAGTCGGAAGCGCTCCCGCGCATCATCGTGGAGAACGTGCGCAAGTCGTTCCTGCTCCGCCACACGCACTCCATCAAGGAGACGGTCATCGCGGCCGTCCGCCGCAAGCCCCTCGCCAGCACGTTCGACGCGCTGGAGGACGTGAGCTTCTCCGTCCGCCCCGGTGAGTCGGTGGCGCTCCTCGGCTTCAACGGATCCGGCAAGTCGACGCTGCTGAAGCTCATCTCCGGCGTCTACCAGCCCGACAGCGGCGAGGTGCTCGCACGCGGCCGCATCGCCGGCCTCATCGAGGTGGGCGCGGGCTTCCACCCCGACCTCTCGGGTCGCGAGAACATCTACCTCAACGCCGCCATCCTCGGCATGGAGCAGCACGAGATCGACGCGCGCTTCGACCAGATCGTGGCGTTCAGCGAGATCGAGAAGTTCATCGACACCGAGGTCAAGCACTACTCCTCGGGCATGTTCCTGCGGCTCGCGTTCTCGGTCGCCATCCACACCGAGGTCGACATCCTGCTGGTCGACGAGATCCTCTCCGTCGGCGACGAGCCGTTCCAGCGGAAGTGCCTCGCGAAGATCCGCGAGCTGCACGATGCGGGCAAGACCCTCGTCGTCGTGAGCCACGACCTCGACATGGTGTCCGACCTCTGCGAGCGCGGGATCCTCATCCAGTCCGGCAAGGTCGCGTTCGACGG